From Xylocopilactobacillus apis, a single genomic window includes:
- a CDS encoding LysR family transcriptional regulator: MSNFSYQVFSEVVAKGSFAKAAQSLNVTPSAVSHSINQLENEMGFPLLIRNRTGAELTADGKTLLPVIRSILNLEDQLLQVASNINGSNSGQVRIGAFSSVSTNWLPKIIQKFKEKYPQVEVTVVQGGFNQIVEQIKQGQVDLGFSSLPIEEGVVVEPLIRDQIYCVTPRDFTPHNKKSITDTDVAKQNFVLQQVDYDRDTKRALDRYHVSGNSISYSIDDPSILAMVESGLGLGILPDLALTRMGGEVNIYPFEEPYYRTLCLVVNPITQKSPSVARMKQTIEDYLAEVYQDRYLGD; the protein is encoded by the coding sequence ATGTCGAATTTTAGTTATCAAGTATTTAGTGAAGTAGTCGCCAAAGGATCATTTGCCAAAGCTGCTCAAAGCTTAAACGTGACTCCGAGTGCGGTTAGCCATAGTATTAATCAATTGGAAAATGAGATGGGTTTTCCTTTATTAATTAGAAATCGAACGGGTGCTGAATTAACTGCTGACGGGAAAACTTTATTACCAGTAATTAGAAGTATTTTAAATCTTGAAGATCAGTTGCTGCAGGTGGCAAGTAACATCAATGGATCCAACAGTGGACAAGTGCGAATTGGGGCTTTTTCTTCAGTCTCAACCAATTGGCTGCCTAAAATTATTCAAAAATTTAAAGAAAAATATCCGCAGGTAGAAGTTACTGTTGTCCAAGGTGGATTTAATCAAATTGTTGAACAAATTAAACAAGGTCAAGTTGATCTTGGATTTTCATCATTACCGATTGAAGAGGGGGTGGTGGTTGAGCCTTTAATAAGAGATCAAATTTATTGTGTTACTCCCAGAGATTTCACCCCGCATAATAAGAAGTCAATCACTGATACGGATGTTGCCAAACAAAATTTTGTTTTACAGCAGGTGGATTACGATCGTGATACAAAAAGGGCTCTCGATCGCTATCACGTTTCGGGTAATTCAATTAGTTATTCAATTGATGATCCTTCAATTCTAGCAATGGTTGAATCAGGTTTAGGTCTAGGGATTCTGCCTGATTTAGCTTTGACCAGAATGGGAGGAGAGGTAAATATTTATCCTTTTGAAGAACCGTATTACCGTACGTTATGTTTAGTAGTTAATCCGATTACGCAGAAATCTCCTTCAGTTGCCCGGATGAAACAGACAATTGAAGATTATTTAGCAGAAGTTTATCAGGATCGGTATTTAGGTGATTAG
- a CDS encoding PLP-dependent aminotransferase family protein gives MNFSSRTDLTIHSGLNDIFKTKDSQTISFAGGLPDNSLFPSEELAKSYNSVITGGDSTVFQYTGKQMPELREKISSKMNDYGVNATADDVLLTQGAQQALSLAAQLLIDKGDGLVVEGPTYIGALAAFDAVEPTFYEVPIEQDGMNIKVLEHILKHHEVKMIYTIPDFQNPTGTVMSVEKRKAMVKLANRYDVMIVEDAAYRDLRFTGTQLPTIKQFDTEDRVIYVGSFSKILAPAMRLGWLVAAPEVRGDLEALKSSADVETSSLTMNAVNDYLEHHDINQHIEEIKTVYCHKKNLMYQALTENMPKDVKFNNPEGGFFIWLELPEKFDMDQFLDDYLLPVANVTLVPSKNLFTSKSIHNGARLNFTQPTNEQIRDGISRLGSALTEYFSTVLV, from the coding sequence ATGAATTTTTCAAGTAGAACTGACTTAACAATCCATTCTGGACTTAATGATATCTTCAAAACCAAAGATTCTCAAACAATTTCTTTTGCCGGAGGATTACCAGACAATTCTCTTTTTCCATCTGAAGAATTAGCCAAATCATATAATAGCGTCATTACTGGTGGCGATTCTACTGTTTTTCAATATACCGGCAAACAGATGCCTGAACTAAGAGAAAAAATTTCCTCTAAAATGAACGATTACGGGGTCAACGCAACTGCAGATGATGTCCTTTTAACCCAAGGCGCGCAGCAAGCATTGAGTCTTGCCGCTCAACTTTTAATTGATAAAGGTGACGGTTTGGTAGTCGAGGGGCCTACATATATTGGAGCTCTTGCTGCTTTTGATGCAGTTGAACCCACATTTTACGAAGTGCCAATTGAACAGGATGGAATGAATATTAAGGTATTGGAACACATTCTCAAACATCATGAAGTTAAAATGATTTACACGATTCCCGACTTTCAAAATCCGACTGGTACTGTAATGTCAGTTGAAAAGCGAAAAGCAATGGTAAAATTGGCGAATCGTTATGATGTTATGATTGTAGAAGATGCAGCATATCGTGACCTTAGATTCACCGGTACTCAATTACCGACGATTAAACAATTTGACACCGAAGATCGAGTAATTTACGTTGGCAGTTTCAGTAAAATCCTAGCTCCTGCAATGCGCCTTGGATGGCTAGTTGCAGCTCCTGAAGTCCGTGGGGATCTTGAAGCTTTAAAAAGCAGTGCCGACGTGGAAACCAGCAGTTTAACAATGAATGCTGTAAATGATTATTTAGAGCATCATGATATTAATCAGCATATTGAAGAAATTAAAACTGTTTATTGTCACAAAAAGAATCTTATGTACCAAGCATTAACCGAAAACATGCCGAAAGATGTTAAATTTAACAATCCAGAAGGAGGGTTCTTCATTTGGCTTGAGCTGCCTGAAAAATTTGATATGGATCAGTTTTTAGACGATTATCTCTTGCCTGTAGCTAATGTTACTCTAGTGCCCTCCAAAAATCTTTTCACCTCAAAATCGATTCACAACGGTGCTCGACTAAACTTTACTCAGCCTACTAATGAACAAATCCGGGATGGGATCAGTCGACTGGGAAGCGCACTTACGGAGTACTTTTCAACTGTTCTAGTTTAA
- a CDS encoding Panacea domain-containing protein, whose product MRSNFDVFNIADWFIANDSSMTPKKLQKMVYYAYAWTLTLMNDSVDNLKNKLFDAPIEAWVHGPVVKDLYQRYSNYGYNVIDSNDLSHQDSLDKIKQNPDIEDILQQVNDVYGGYNANELESITHQQFPWQHAREGLSPLEATSNIITDEDMYRYYVSQES is encoded by the coding sequence ATGAGGAGTAATTTTGATGTTTTTAATATTGCTGATTGGTTTATAGCAAATGATAGTTCAATGACACCAAAAAAATTACAAAAAATGGTTTACTATGCTTACGCTTGGACTCTAACCCTCATGAATGACTCCGTAGACAATTTAAAAAATAAATTATTTGATGCACCGATTGAAGCATGGGTTCATGGACCGGTGGTCAAAGATCTTTACCAACGGTATTCTAATTATGGATATAATGTTATCGATTCTAACGATCTTAGTCATCAAGATTCACTAGATAAAATTAAACAAAATCCTGATATTGAAGATATTTTACAGCAAGTTAATGATGTTTACGGTGGATATAATGCAAATGAATTGGAAAGCATTACCCATCAACAGTTCCCATGGCAGCATGCAAGAGAAGGATTGTCGCCGCTTGAGGCCACAAGCAATATAATAACGGATGAAGATATGTATCGCTATTATGTCTCGCAAGAAAGTTAA